In Apium graveolens cultivar Ventura chromosome 10, ASM990537v1, whole genome shotgun sequence, the following are encoded in one genomic region:
- the LOC141689327 gene encoding transcription factor bHLH93-like — translation MLEMEYTGHDFLEELLAYRSEPWEPYTNLIPTGSDDFYNGYSCVTENYLPFPNIPQNTTCFDEFSTVPFNEYQQTLNSSTNFSDFCGPFGDEHTDSSNNVLDTPPFFPCQEEYSLLSIMDDLDVKAAADSCKMEPFQATQVPAGFNMGGSSNVDRKTKIKKVDGQPSKNLMAERRRRKRLNDRLSMLRSVVPKISKMDRTSILGDTIDYMNELLERIRKLQEENETGSINDHHHQLSLTSIFKDVKANEVLVRNSPKFAVERRNMDTQIEMCCANKPGLLLSTVTTLEALGLEIQQCVISCFSDFGMRASCLEEVEQGKNMSSEDIKQALFRNAGYGGKCL, via the exons atGTTGGAGATGGAATATACTGGTCATGATTTCTTGGAAGAGCTTCTAGCTTATAGAAGTGAGCCATGGGAACCATACACCAATCTTATTCCAACAGGATCTGATGATTTCTACAATGGATATTCTTGTGTTACTGAGAATTACTTGCCTTTTCCTAACATTCCTCAAAACACTACTTGTTTTGATGAGTTTTCCACTGTTCCATTTAATGAATATCAGCAAACCCTCAATTCTTCAACAAATTTTAGTGACTTCTGCGGTCCATTTGGAGATGAACACACTGATTCTTCTAACAATGTGCTTGATACACCTCCATTCTTTCCTTGTCAAGAAGAGTATTCATTACTGTCGATTATGGATGATTTGGATGTAAAAGCGGCTGCTGATTCTTGTAAAATGGAGCCATTTCAAGCTACTCAAGTCCCTGCAGGTTTTAACATGGGTGGTAGTAGCAATGTGGATAGAAAGactaaaatcaagaaagttgatgGACAGCCTTCGAAGAATTTAATGGCTGAAAGAAGACGAAGGAAGCGCCTCAATGACCGGCTTTCCATGCTTAGATCTGTTGTTCCTAAGATAAGCAAG ATGGATAGGACATCTATACTTGGAGACACTATAGACTACATGAATGAACTTCTGGAAAGAATTAGAAAACTGCAAGAAGAAAATGAGACTGGCTCCATTAATGATCATCACCATCAGCTAAGCTTAACTAGCATCTTTAAAGATGTTAAGGCTAATGAAGTTCTTGTCAGAAATTCTCCAAAA TTTGCTGTGGAAAGGAGGAACATGGACACTCAAATTGAAATGTGTTGTGCTAATAAGCCAGGGTTGTTACTATCAACTGTGACTACATTAGAAGCACTAGGTCTTGAGATTCAACAGTGTGTTATCAGCTGCTTCAGTGACTTTGGAATGCGTGCTTCTTGTTTAGAG GAAGTGGAGCAAGGAAAAAATATGAGTTCAGAAGATATAAAGCAAGCATTATTCAGAAATGCTGGATATGGTGGAAAATGCTTGTAG